The genomic window GTGATGCGTGAGACCATTAAGACATTTATACACATGTACGCATCGGCGCTGGAAGCGCCTTTTTTCTAGTGTTAACCACTTCAGTGTAGTTAACGCATCAGACGCAGAGGAATACAGTGGTCGATCTAATATTATTCTAGCCGCCTTATTTTGAAGCACTTGCAAACTAGACATTAAAGTTACATTATGTTTGTCTCCCCAAACTAAATCAGCATACTCGAATAAGGGCATAACAAGGCTTTTATAAAAAAGGATGCGCGCCTTAAACGGTAACAAATGCTTAATGCGTCTAAGTaggccaagcctttgattaacTTTCCCTGCCATGTATTCGACATGATTTGTCCACGAAAAATCAGACGATATTAAGATtccaagatatttaaaacaagtaacatTGTTTATACAATGATCAAAGATTGAAACAGTTAGAGCTATTTTCCTCTGTAACCTCTTGTTACTGCCTATAAGCATGGATTTGGTTTTGTCCAGATTCAGTGTTAACTTATGTTCGTTGCGTCCATCTGTACACCAAACAACCCTTGAATGtgcgaataacagtaacaaacgaataaagcaaaataaagacaaatgcaccgttacactcatcaggttataagtattttttttctttccatttcggGCAAGGGAAAGCAATTCTCATTGTTTCCCGTGGGGCcagtcattttaattttaatttttgaaaatattttctcatacatcccaaaCCGAATATAACtgccaaaaatcactttttgtacgTAGGCTGGCACACATATTTGCCGCGGTTTCACGGTGATCAACCTTATCGCGCGAGAGTCGAAAGTTAGTGTAAGTTAGTGAAAgttagtgtattttgattcacggtGCGTGACATATTCAACCATCCGATCAAAAAATCTATTTGAGTTGAGAggtacataacgattaaatAACTGCTTCCTTATAAAGAAAAGGTTGAACTAgtttcctcttcctctggaCTCTAAATATGATTagctagttgatcggatcgcgagCGTCGCACGTGAACactaaaaattccagaggaagaggaaagaaaagtttgcaGTTCGAAAAAAGTGCACTAttgacacaagaaaatttcaacgacctgTTTGATACGAAAAAAACCATGCTTAGCAGAAGAGGTCGAGGCTAGCTGGGAAATCTCCCGGACAATAACAATGTAATCATAcagattttgaccttcaacccctCGGGGATTGGGGGAgggttttttccactttttagacatgacacgagtttttatactgtaaccaatcacaatcaaaaacattttaatttccaATGATTGAGAGGTTTACATCAAACATAATAACCGGgcaatatacatatatatatatatatatatatatatatatatatatataacttttCTTATCGTGTTCATTGTTCAGAGCTTCACACAAGTCAAGAACTATATTATGCTCTTAGCACCCATAAGCTCCTTTTTTTAGCTAATTGTCGAGGGAGGACTGTCcgttcatttttcttgtttttactttaatcCTTACCGGCTTTACGCCTAACCATGGGAAGAATTCTCCATTTGactacctcaagataaaataaaaatctgaaataaaaggaatgacaaaaatacagaaaaaatgcatcattttacgcgACAGTACACTTATAGTCTAGACAGTCAGAACTATTGCTAGGAAACGTGATAAAGTGATTCATTGCTTTAAGACGGCCCAACTACAACTAGAGGGcgcttaaaaaatttaaaaaaaaatttatagtttaAAACTACATGGTTATAAATAGTTTATAGTGAAAACTGCTGTactttaaatggagaattcttaccatggttacGTGtgaccatggtaagaattctccattgtactccctcaagataaaataagaatctgaaaCGAAagcaatgacaaaaataatgataaaatgcatcattttgcGCAACAGCACATTTAAAGTCTAGGCAGTCAGAATCATAGTTAGGAAACgtaagaaaataattcattgttgtaagacgacgaaactacaactaaagggcGCCTCAAAACTATACAAACTATAGGATTGTGACGGAAGACCCCGCATAGACTgttccatttcaagcttgacttgttcatttcacttttgtatttttggcggttacggCGTAAATCAATTGCTGTAACACTAAATCAATTTGGTTTGTACTAAACCttttgtcgtcacgctaaaccatttcactttccGGTCAGTAGATTGATGAGTTACTAAGCCATTGTGGCCTACTATCAACCATTTGCCGATAGCTTTAGCCATTTCACACTACTCTGAACCGTTTGTGTCAAGGCACTGAACCAAATTACAACTAGCTAAACCGTTTGTCACTTCTACACTGAGTTGACTAACTtttgcaagccagcggacaagttttaatccttagTAGGTAAGGTTCCTTTATATGAACTGGTAATTTAAAAAACCCTCCGTATTCTTTTGCcgagtcagacaaagtgtaattaacaaaaccctaaattcgcaatcaaaattatttgttgcatcaaaaaagggaaagcgcgaaatttgtcatctgtttttctttctttctcaaattacaggatgagagggtATCTAGTTGGTTTCCAGTTCTGacccgttctgttgagtggtgttgctgtATTTCATAAGGGACTGTAACAATATTACGATCCCCCtctttggcagtcaattttctacacttCCGGTCTCTTTTTATACTCAGTTGGCCACAACAAACCCTCATGAGCAAAAACATGGGATTGTCCcaaaatcgggtaaaaacaACGGAAACTTTCTACAcgcaactctcataactcttagggcttcttcatattcacctgtgcacgatatcaagaatcaagatcacctcttaagacagggtgaacaactacacacaaactgtattatgattgtatccaaagtaaactgtataataataaaatgaaacacgattgtgttgtttttctagGACTTGAGCTAGTTGATCGTATCACCAAGATATTATAcgctgacgaaataagctgtggattgagatgccctcaagataaaaaatgccaatcttacaacagcaaatccgatgTTAGTGATGCAAAGAAGTAATGTCAGCTGAGTAACCGAACTAAAAAATCAAGTCCCGGAAAACTTGAGGCATAACCCACGTTCTAATTATTATGGAAGAagtactgttgagtaaggtgcttaacTTTAGGAACAAGTCATATTTTTACCACCTGGGTAGAAGGGTGGAAGAGGGGGAAGGAAAGGTCACAGCATTTCGGTTCTCACAATTAATCGAGTCAGccaattttcaaatcaattttcaatttaggtTCCAACTTAAAAGTCTGTCAGCGACGACCGATCCCATCTccgttccctttgaaaaccaggatacccccaccccacccccccgTAAGACCCTCCTACCCCTCCCACTCCCTTTTTccaagcgaagaatggtgacCTATTCCTTACTTCTCCTAAGGACTTTTCAGAGAATATAAAGTCTATGATCTCTTGCCTTTCcttataacttttccatttttttaatttgagataGAAGGATGCTATGTATcctacaaatatttccaaaatcaaaagctatctaatgatcacgcgaaaggaactactttTCGAATAAGACCTATGTGaggtgttttgtttctaagtttgatcctctcctcgttccaaatgattattcttccctcttCCAATGTAGATAAACGAGGCTGAGATTCTGCTCATTCGGCCATCTCCTGTAAGGAAATTTTGcgctctggacactccaaaggagacggggagtattggatcgaccccgagaagagtggaaaccccttgagggtctattgtgacatgtcaagatatggtggtaagtgaataagttttttttagagACACGAGGACTTTAACCGGAGTATATTTGACTTGGAGCAGTTTCTATTAGAACattctggtcttggctattcgtGCTTTCTCTACAAAGATccttattgtgttttttaatcgaaactgtGACCAAATTCTCGAActtgattggttatcatcagccggccgatttgagcacAACAAGACAGTAtacgcgtcatacttgtaattggacagtgtagtaggacagttaaagggacagttacCACGTCATGCCTGTATGAGGGGACAGAACGTGTCATGTGCGCGCGCcgttgtctcgcatttcgccgagtaaactgttgtttttggttcttctgaaaacgtataaccaatgtctagcttctttcccaaattttgtcatagttttgattaattggtaacaggccttcttgttgTCCTattctgtctgaaatcatactcgtgattaacaaatcggactcccgctttgcggtcctACGATTTTGTTAATTACTCGTATGGTTACAGTccaaattagactccactcggtcctgttaccattattaatatgtccaaaatatTATTATGAATAAGATGCCAGTAGTCTAAGTTATTGGTGCAAATCACTAGCTCAGTGCCCAGATAGTCCAATAATCAAGAGATTTTCTTGTAGCTGTCATTGTGTTATTATGGGTGGCAaacaaagtttgtctttttcCGTTGTTACTCGATTGAAGTATGTTGTACAATACTTTCTTCACAGCTTGAAGGAGGATGTGAGTTAGCCATCATGTGTGATATCATTTATGCTGGAAACAAAGCTAAGTTTGGTCAACCAGAGATTTTGCTTGGAACTATTCCAGGTATGGCACACATAAATTACCCACAGAAACAACTTTATCAGTTTGcacaataagaaaatataatatataCCACTGACCTTGATTAAAATATCAGAGAGCAGAAATAAGCTACAGGAtagcaaatgaagaaaatgaaaatgatgtcttctcctttccaagatttttttatacttcttaAGAGTATTAGTCACTAGCCCCTTACACTCGTACATCAGTCTGCaccttgagggacaccacactTGATGGTTTGCATAGGAGAGCAAGCTTGATTGAATTGGGCAAATTGCTGGCGGCAagaaaagtagcttttaaaCCACTGCAGAGCCACGTCACGGATACCATAGTGCTCCAATTTTGCAAACAAGATATGATGATCGAGAGTGTCAAATGCTTTGGAAAGATCTAGGAAAACACCCACCGTTGTTTCGTGTTGGTCGATTGCAGAAGctattttatttaccaaataaaTGAGTGCGTGCGATGTtgagtgatttttccgaaatcCAAACTGACAGCGGTAAAGTATATCTTGTTTTTCGGCAAATTCTACCAAGCAATTGTACATCCTCTGCTTTGAAGATGGGAATAATTTTAGCGATTTTAAGTTTGTCCGGGAAAATGTCTTTTAGCAGAGATAGATGATAATATCTGCCAATGGAGCAGAAATAaggtgaaatgaatatttaatgacatGCATTGGGATACTGTCATAGCCAGGAGCCTTCTTTGAAGCGAACATGTCACAAATGCTTTCCAGTTCACTTTTTGTGGCGGGCTTTAAGTTTATGGAGGGACGGATAATATCACCAAGATAAGAACGAAAAGAAGGATTCACCTTGGGTATAGATTTAGCTAGGTTGGGACCAAAGTATTTACAGAATCTGTCAGCGATCTCCATTGGATCCGTTAATGTTCTGCCTTCAGATTTGAATGATGTGGGAAGAGCTTACTTACTTTTACGCTTGTTGATAACTTCATTTAACAATTTCCAAGTTGTTTTGAGGTCATTTCTGGCATTCTAAAATTTGGAGTCGCAGTATTTACGTTTGGCAATGCGAATAAGATGggtgagtttgtttttgtaggCTTTATACTTGGTCTCAGAAGATGTGGAAGATGATGTGACGAACTTTTTGTAGAGTCTGTTCTTCTTGTTAACGGATTTCAGAAGTCCATGGCTAAGCCATGGAGAAAAGAACTTGTTTACCTGCTTACCTTTGAGAACCTTTAAAGGGAAACAGGTGTTATAGATCTGGAGTACCCTTCAATAAAATCATTATAGGCTTCATTGGGATCTTCCATGTGGCGAAATAAGGACCATTTTGCGTTTGAAAGGTTCTCGttgaatttatgcaaattatcgTCATTGAATGTGCGCATCACAATTCTTCTTTCTGTGCTGCGCGTTAGAGTTGCGTcgtcaaaatatgcaaaaacagGTAAGTGGTCAGATAAATCACTTAGAATAATGCCGCTAAAAACACTAGGGGCAAGGTTGTTGGTGAATATGTTGTCAATTAGCGTCGCAGACTATGAGGTGAGGCGTGTTGGATTGGAGATGAGAGGAAGAAAGGCGTGGAAAATAAGCTGTCAATAAATTCCTGCGTTGGAACATGATGATTGTATTGGAGAAGGTCTAGGTTAAAGTCTCCCATCACATAACAGTGTTTATTGCCTTTAGAAATTAGTGAGAGAATATTGTTGAATTTGTCAATAAACATAGCAGCGTTTTGATTTGCTGGTCTGTAGACGCAAccaacaat from Pocillopora verrucosa isolate sample1 chromosome 8, ASM3666991v2, whole genome shotgun sequence includes these protein-coding regions:
- the LOC136283084 gene encoding uncharacterized protein, whose translation is MLIGSNKRLQRKIALTVSIFDHCINNVTCFKYLGILISSDFSWTNHVEYMAGKVNQRLGLLRRIKHLLPFKARILFYKSLVMPLFEYADLVWGDKHNVTLMSSLQVLQNKAARIILDRPLYSSASDALTTLKWLTLEKRRFQRRCVHVYKCLNGLTHHELTLVTQHEQHSYNTRNKANLKIPSVKRNWGKQRTGYHAVSDFNSLDKTIRASDNVNILKRQIFNSLI